Proteins encoded together in one Methanobacterium sp. window:
- a CDS encoding 4a-hydroxytetrahydrobiopterin dehydratase, whose translation MLSWGKVALEITTNDQCGLTELDFVFAQKINELLD comes from the coding sequence ATTTTATCATGGGGAAAGGTGGCTCTGGAGATAACCACCAATGATCAGTGTGGGTTAACCGAGCTGGACTTTGTATTTGCCCAAAAAATCAATGAATTGTTGGATTAG
- a CDS encoding DUF763 domain-containing protein, producing the protein MSSRSGVANLPLHGGRAPRWLFQRMVKLAGAVTDSIVYEYGSEEFLSRISDPHWFQAFSCVLGFDWHSSGTTTTTCGALKTALSPEEHGIFVAGGKGRASRRTPQEIQDAGEMFSLSTAKLESLVYSSKISAKIDNSCIQDGYQLYHHVFFLTEKGDWAVVQQGMNQSTRYARRYHWLSDSVQNYINEPHNGICCDLKEEKTLNMTSDMSYDSRQTSLDLILDNPEHLKKYFQKKVDVGLDQANLDIFCPELTLPSHHPVLDIDLSPREFEVLRNAWELQPESYEELVSLNGMGPKKIRALALISDLIYGNQPSWDDPVKYSFTHGGKDGFPYPVDREVYDHSIQTLQDALEQARLEKKDRYQAIKRLENMINVDN; encoded by the coding sequence ATGAGTTCAAGAAGTGGAGTTGCCAATTTACCCCTTCATGGTGGTCGCGCACCTCGATGGCTTTTCCAGCGAATGGTGAAACTGGCAGGAGCGGTTACTGATTCAATAGTATATGAGTACGGTTCCGAGGAATTTTTATCCAGAATTTCAGACCCCCACTGGTTCCAGGCATTTTCATGTGTCCTGGGTTTTGACTGGCACAGTTCTGGAACAACCACCACAACCTGCGGGGCTCTGAAAACAGCTCTTAGCCCGGAAGAACATGGTATATTTGTTGCAGGTGGTAAGGGGCGTGCTTCCCGGAGAACGCCCCAGGAGATCCAGGATGCTGGAGAAATGTTCTCTTTATCCACAGCTAAACTGGAAAGTTTGGTTTATTCCAGCAAGATATCAGCCAAAATTGATAATTCATGCATCCAGGATGGCTACCAGCTTTATCACCATGTGTTTTTTTTAACGGAAAAGGGTGACTGGGCAGTGGTGCAGCAGGGAATGAACCAATCCACCAGATACGCCCGTCGTTATCACTGGTTATCTGATTCTGTGCAAAATTACATTAATGAACCACATAATGGTATCTGCTGTGACCTGAAGGAAGAGAAAACCCTGAACATGACCTCGGATATGAGTTATGATTCACGGCAAACCAGCCTGGATCTTATTCTGGATAATCCAGAACATCTGAAGAAATACTTCCAGAAAAAAGTAGATGTGGGACTTGATCAAGCTAATCTGGATATATTCTGCCCTGAACTTACTTTACCCAGTCATCATCCTGTGTTGGATATTGATCTATCTCCCCGGGAATTTGAAGTTCTCCGTAATGCCTGGGAACTGCAACCAGAAAGTTATGAGGAATTAGTTTCTTTAAATGGTATGGGGCCCAAGAAGATACGTGCACTGGCATTGATTTCGGATTTAATTTATGGAAACCAGCCCAGCTGGGATGATCCAGTTAAATACAGTTTTACCCATGGTGGTAAAGATGGGTTTCCCTACCCCGTGGACCGGGAAGTATATGATCATTCCATCCAGACCTTACAAGATGCACTCGAGCAGGCTAGATTAGAAAAGAAGGACCGTTATCAGGCTATTAAACGTTTGGAGAATATGATCAATGTTGATAATTAA
- a CDS encoding MJ1255/VC2487 family glycosyltransferase translates to MKLSIIIPTFNEESYLPHLLESIKRQDFSDYEVIVADAGSKDSTGDIAHEWGCKVVEGGLPSVGRNQGAEAASGEYLLFLDSDVILTRDYLELCLDEFEKRELGIAITQIAPLSDSFLNKITHDLANFFMKRVENIKPHGAGCYGIITTKKLHNEVEGFDEDLDFGEDTDYIERIGSISQFKVLRSPKLLVSTRRLQEEGLRNVAFKYAKSTFYQFRGKQITAEDLDYTFGHPDQKRILYSVCGEGMGHAIRGRVLLNHLTKNNEVHIFASDRAYDYLADHFDNVYEIGGFNTVYEDNTVQNTKTFIKGMKDLPGDLKNSLRLMYSVAKAVKPQVIISDFEFYSNLLSKILRVPLISLDNMHVLTQAELEVPRKYRTDRIAAEGVVRSFIQLPTVYLITSYFYPPLKNSSKTKYFPPVLRDTIMELEPYNGEHVLVYQTSASNVRLLDILKEFDDEFIVYGFHRDERDGNLLFKSFNEDEFFNDLAQARAVISNGGFTLISEALYLGKPVLSVPVKKQFEQILNALYMDRLGYGEFHEDLDRDDIENFLSKLEEYRKNIRLGFAHDHNQSIMDELDFLIDKYAK, encoded by the coding sequence ATGAAGCTTTCAATTATCATACCTACCTTTAACGAAGAAAGTTACCTTCCCCATCTCCTGGAGAGCATAAAACGGCAGGATTTCAGTGATTATGAAGTTATAGTGGCCGATGCAGGTTCCAAAGACAGTACTGGTGATATTGCTCATGAGTGGGGGTGTAAAGTTGTTGAAGGAGGTCTTCCATCTGTAGGGCGAAATCAAGGGGCAGAAGCAGCCAGTGGTGAATATCTTCTATTCTTAGATTCAGACGTGATATTAACCAGGGATTACCTGGAATTGTGCCTGGATGAATTCGAAAAAAGAGAGCTGGGAATTGCCATCACCCAGATCGCACCTTTAAGTGACAGTTTTTTGAATAAAATAACCCACGACCTTGCTAATTTCTTCATGAAAAGAGTGGAGAACATCAAACCTCATGGGGCGGGTTGTTATGGTATAATCACCACCAAAAAATTACACAACGAGGTGGAAGGATTTGATGAAGACCTGGACTTTGGAGAGGACACTGATTACATTGAACGTATAGGTTCCATCAGCCAGTTCAAGGTTCTTCGAAGCCCTAAATTACTTGTTTCCACCCGCCGTCTTCAGGAAGAAGGACTGCGTAATGTGGCCTTCAAGTATGCCAAAAGCACCTTCTACCAGTTCAGAGGGAAACAAATAACCGCAGAAGACCTGGATTACACCTTCGGACATCCTGATCAAAAGAGGATACTCTACTCAGTATGTGGGGAAGGAATGGGACATGCCATCAGGGGCAGAGTCCTCCTTAATCATTTAACCAAGAATAATGAAGTCCACATATTTGCATCAGACCGTGCCTATGATTATCTGGCAGATCATTTTGACAATGTTTATGAAATCGGCGGATTTAACACAGTTTATGAGGATAACACTGTCCAGAACACCAAAACATTCATCAAGGGGATGAAAGACCTCCCTGGAGATTTAAAAAATAGTTTAAGATTAATGTACAGTGTGGCCAAGGCAGTAAAGCCTCAGGTCATCATCTCTGATTTTGAATTTTATTCAAACCTCCTATCCAAGATCCTGCGCGTGCCACTCATCAGCCTGGATAATATGCATGTTCTCACCCAGGCGGAGTTAGAAGTACCCCGGAAATACCGTACTGACAGAATAGCTGCTGAAGGTGTGGTCAGATCGTTCATCCAGCTCCCAACTGTTTACCTCATAACCAGCTATTTTTATCCACCCCTTAAGAATTCCAGTAAGACGAAATATTTCCCACCAGTACTGCGTGACACCATTATGGAACTTGAACCCTATAATGGGGAGCATGTACTGGTTTACCAGACCAGTGCCTCCAATGTGAGATTGCTGGATATTCTGAAGGAATTTGATGATGAATTCATTGTCTATGGATTCCACCGTGATGAACGGGATGGAAATTTATTGTTTAAGAGTTTCAATGAGGATGAATTTTTCAACGACCTTGCCCAAGCCCGGGCAGTGATTTCCAATGGAGGATTCACCCTTATCAGTGAGGCCCTCTACCTGGGAAAACCAGTTTTAAGTGTTCCAGTGAAAAAACAGTTTGAACAGATCCTTAATGCCCTCTACATGGACCGATTGGGCTATGGGGAGTTCCACGAGGATCTGGACCGTGATGATATTGAAAACTTCCTCTCCAAGTTAGAAGAATACCGGAAAAACATCCGTCTTGGTTTTGCACATGATCACAACCAATCTATTATGGATGAACTGGACTTTCTCATTGATAAATATGCCAAATAA
- the nadA gene encoding quinolinate synthase NadA has product MNYEQEEILKLKEEKNAIILAHNYQTQEIQEIADFLGDSLELCIKASQIEDADLVVFCGVDFMAETAAILNPYKKILIPDAQAECPMAHMLPAEEVKKYKKKYPQAAVVLYVNTLAEAKAEADILCTSANAVQVVESLDAQQILFGPDMNLARYVQKRTDKEIIPIPEVGYCYVHKMFNTADIAFSRENYPDAEVLVHPECDAEVQEAADHILSTGGMIRQVADSASKSFLIATEVDMVTRLRRENPDKLIYPLLDEAICENMKLHTLEKVKKSLMEEKFQVKVPEEIADKARGAVKRMLEVS; this is encoded by the coding sequence TTGAATTACGAGCAGGAAGAAATTCTTAAACTTAAAGAAGAGAAAAATGCCATAATATTGGCTCATAACTATCAAACTCAGGAAATACAGGAGATTGCAGATTTTTTAGGGGACTCACTGGAGTTATGTATCAAAGCATCACAGATAGAAGATGCTGATCTGGTTGTTTTTTGTGGAGTGGACTTCATGGCAGAAACTGCTGCTATTTTAAACCCCTATAAAAAGATATTGATCCCTGATGCGCAGGCAGAGTGTCCTATGGCTCACATGCTCCCTGCAGAAGAGGTAAAAAAATACAAAAAGAAATACCCTCAAGCAGCAGTAGTGTTATATGTGAACACCCTGGCTGAAGCTAAAGCCGAAGCAGACATACTATGCACATCAGCCAATGCAGTTCAGGTTGTAGAAAGCCTGGATGCTCAACAGATACTATTCGGTCCAGATATGAACCTGGCACGTTACGTTCAAAAAAGGACTGATAAAGAAATAATCCCCATCCCGGAGGTGGGTTACTGTTACGTTCATAAAATGTTCAACACTGCAGACATCGCTTTTTCCAGGGAAAACTATCCTGATGCAGAGGTACTGGTGCACCCTGAATGTGACGCTGAAGTACAGGAGGCGGCGGACCATATACTCAGCACAGGTGGAATGATCCGCCAGGTGGCTGATTCTGCTAGTAAAAGTTTTCTCATAGCCACCGAGGTGGACATGGTAACCCGACTACGCAGGGAAAACCCTGATAAACTTATTTACCCTTTGCTGGATGAGGCCATCTGTGAAAATATGAAATTACACACCCTGGAGAAAGTTAAAAAATCCCTGATGGAGGAAAAGTTCCAGGTTAAAGTTCCAGAGGAAATTGCTGATAAGGCCCGTGGTGCAGTGAAGAGGATGCTGGAAGTCAGTTAA
- the mtnP gene encoding S-methyl-5'-thioadenosine phosphorylase yields the protein MIGIIGGTGVYQIVEMGELKEKKVLNTPFGESPPVSILTFEDQEVAFLPRHREGHDNPPHMINYQANIYALKMLGAERIIATNAVGSLDESINPGDFLIPNDFLDFTRKRPFTFYDDRAVHVDVTQPYCPQLTETIISAGRNVEGRLIKGGVYVCTEGPRFETPAEIRMFRQLGGTVVGMTGLPEVVLARELEMCYASICMVSNYAASVSSEKITIDEVFEILDEKKKELTRLIYNSIITTSADGNCPCRCALEGAEID from the coding sequence ATGATCGGAATAATTGGTGGTACAGGAGTGTATCAGATAGTTGAAATGGGAGAATTAAAAGAAAAAAAGGTTCTAAATACACCATTTGGTGAATCTCCTCCGGTATCTATTTTAACATTTGAAGATCAGGAGGTTGCCTTCTTACCACGTCACAGGGAAGGCCATGACAACCCTCCCCATATGATTAATTACCAGGCCAATATCTACGCTCTTAAAATGTTGGGTGCAGAGCGAATCATTGCAACTAACGCCGTTGGATCTCTTGATGAATCCATTAACCCTGGTGACTTTCTCATACCCAATGATTTTCTGGATTTCACCCGGAAAAGACCTTTCACATTTTATGATGACCGTGCAGTGCATGTGGATGTCACCCAACCCTACTGTCCTCAGCTGACAGAAACAATAATATCAGCCGGGCGAAATGTAGAGGGGAGATTGATTAAGGGGGGTGTATATGTATGCACTGAGGGCCCCCGATTTGAGACTCCCGCAGAGATCCGGATGTTCCGTCAGCTGGGTGGAACCGTGGTGGGTATGACTGGGCTTCCGGAAGTTGTGCTGGCCCGGGAACTTGAAATGTGCTATGCATCCATCTGCATGGTCTCCAATTACGCAGCATCAGTATCATCAGAGAAAATTACAATAGATGAAGTATTTGAGATTTTAGATGAGAAAAAAAAGGAATTAACCCGACTTATCTATAATTCAATAATCACCACATCTGCTGATGGGAATTGTCCCTGCAGATGCGCTCTGGAAGGCGCAGAAATAGATTAA
- a CDS encoding RtcB family protein, which produces MVMEETLKKVRDCVWEVPGDYKKEMRVPGRIYLDDEAIKTLEKGAVDQVANVACLPGIQKFSIGLPDIHFGYGFSIGGVGAFSSRTGVISPGGVGFDINCGVRLLRTNLTFEEVQPKVKELIDVMFRNVPSGVGSKGKIRLKEGEIDDVLDNGARWAVENGYGWDEDLEFLEENGCMADADSARVSDKAKKRGIPQLGSLGSGNHFLEVQKVEEIFDDDAARTFGLENGQVTVLIHSGSRGCGHQVCSDYLRTMDKSAKRYQINLPDRQLACAPVESEEAQNYFAAMAAAANYAWTNRQMIVHWVRESFEQVFHKDAEDMGMGIVYDVAHNIAKKEIHTIKGKNTQLYVHRKGATRAFGPGREELPSNYRKIGQPVLIPGTMGTSSYVLHGTQTAMDETFGSTAHGAGRQMSRAGAKRNYRGEDILKILEDKGIYVKANSMPVVAEEAPGAYKDVDQVVQTAHTAGISRLVGRMVPMGVAKG; this is translated from the coding sequence ATGGTTATGGAAGAAACTCTTAAAAAGGTACGTGATTGTGTTTGGGAAGTCCCCGGAGATTATAAAAAGGAAATGAGAGTACCTGGTCGAATATATCTTGATGATGAGGCCATTAAAACCCTGGAAAAGGGAGCAGTTGATCAGGTGGCCAATGTAGCTTGCCTACCGGGGATTCAGAAGTTTTCCATCGGGCTTCCTGATATCCACTTTGGCTACGGATTCAGCATAGGTGGGGTTGGAGCGTTCAGCAGCCGAACAGGAGTTATAAGTCCTGGGGGTGTGGGCTTTGACATAAACTGCGGTGTAAGACTTCTCCGCACAAATCTCACCTTTGAGGAAGTTCAGCCTAAGGTAAAAGAATTAATTGATGTGATGTTTCGTAATGTACCCTCCGGTGTAGGTAGCAAGGGAAAAATCCGACTCAAGGAGGGTGAAATAGATGATGTCCTGGATAACGGTGCCCGGTGGGCTGTGGAAAATGGTTATGGTTGGGATGAAGATCTGGAGTTCCTGGAAGAGAACGGATGCATGGCTGATGCGGACTCTGCCCGGGTGAGTGATAAAGCTAAAAAGAGGGGAATACCTCAGTTGGGTAGCCTGGGGTCGGGTAACCATTTCCTGGAAGTCCAGAAAGTGGAGGAAATATTTGATGATGATGCTGCCAGGACATTTGGACTGGAAAATGGACAGGTAACAGTACTCATCCATTCTGGAAGCAGGGGATGTGGGCATCAAGTTTGCAGTGATTACCTGCGAACCATGGACAAATCTGCTAAACGTTACCAGATCAATTTACCAGACCGGCAACTGGCCTGTGCTCCAGTTGAATCAGAGGAAGCTCAAAATTATTTCGCTGCAATGGCTGCTGCTGCCAACTACGCCTGGACCAACAGGCAAATGATCGTGCACTGGGTCAGGGAATCCTTTGAACAAGTCTTCCATAAGGATGCCGAGGACATGGGCATGGGCATTGTATATGATGTGGCCCATAACATTGCCAAGAAAGAAATTCATACCATCAAGGGAAAGAACACCCAGCTTTACGTCCATAGAAAAGGAGCCACCCGGGCTTTCGGACCTGGAAGAGAAGAATTACCATCAAATTACCGGAAAATCGGTCAACCAGTACTCATCCCTGGAACTATGGGCACATCCTCCTATGTCTTGCACGGAACACAGACCGCAATGGATGAAACATTTGGTTCCACTGCCCATGGGGCGGGACGCCAGATGAGTCGGGCCGGTGCCAAGCGTAACTATCGTGGTGAAGATATACTCAAAATCCTGGAAGATAAGGGAATATATGTGAAGGCTAACTCCATGCCAGTAGTGGCTGAGGAAGCCCCTGGCGCATACAAGGATGTGGATCAGGTGGTTCAAACCGCCCACACCGCAGGTATTTCAAGATTAGTGGGTAGAATGGTGCCTATGGGCGTGGCCAAAGGGTAA
- a CDS encoding DUF2927 domain-containing protein has translation MPYLVCTKCRGYYQLQEGESPDDFQDKCQCGGDLEYTESLSMDFMEEKEDTDSFQDIESSQNSNDFNSNDFNIPESSKNPLYSESPGSSENPYNSINPQNHNDDLPPVEPDTKSPLSRNLFKITIVMAVMVLLIISIGLITSKNDSYGVLNFNVYEKYSDEEINTFLESAFSPNDYGNSYDKVGKWNLNVVRIRVMGSPTSDDLKTLDKAINDINTNVKDFRLEIDDKNQLEPDMEIYFIPHSEFAQYSVNPSKVDGFTEWKVSTSGIYGGNSAGEIFKARVFIGMDGLSQERRSHVIVHELAHGLGLHHNHNQNSVLCINGPDLTEFSDSDETMMRILYRKDILPYMSRSQVEIILNNSRKTVF, from the coding sequence ATGCCTTATCTGGTTTGTACTAAATGCAGAGGATATTACCAGCTTCAGGAAGGAGAATCTCCTGATGACTTTCAGGATAAATGCCAATGTGGTGGCGATCTAGAATACACGGAATCCCTGAGCATGGATTTCATGGAAGAAAAAGAGGATACAGATAGTTTTCAGGATATTGAAAGTTCTCAAAATTCTAATGATTTTAATTCTAATGATTTTAATATTCCTGAAAGTTCAAAGAATCCCCTTTATTCAGAGAGTCCTGGAAGTTCAGAAAACCCCTATAATTCCATTAATCCTCAAAATCATAATGATGATCTTCCACCAGTTGAACCGGATACCAAAAGTCCATTGTCCCGTAATTTATTTAAAATAACTATAGTAATGGCAGTAATGGTCCTATTAATCATATCTATCGGCTTAATCACCAGTAAAAATGATAGTTACGGTGTATTGAATTTTAATGTATACGAAAAATACAGTGATGAAGAGATCAACACTTTCCTGGAGAGTGCTTTCAGCCCCAATGACTATGGTAACAGTTATGATAAAGTGGGTAAATGGAACCTCAACGTGGTTAGAATAAGGGTTATGGGTTCACCCACCTCAGATGATCTTAAAACTCTTGATAAAGCCATCAATGATATAAATACCAATGTCAAAGATTTCCGACTTGAAATTGATGATAAAAACCAGTTAGAACCAGATATGGAAATTTACTTCATTCCCCACTCTGAATTCGCCCAATACTCTGTCAACCCCTCGAAAGTTGATGGTTTCACTGAGTGGAAGGTAAGCACCAGTGGTATTTATGGGGGTAACTCTGCAGGTGAAATATTCAAAGCACGGGTCTTCATTGGTATGGATGGGCTGAGTCAGGAACGTCGTTCCCATGTCATTGTTCATGAACTGGCCCACGGTCTTGGATTACACCATAACCACAATCAAAACAGTGTGCTGTGTATTAATGGTCCTGATTTGACTGAATTTTCAGATTCAGATGAGACCATGATGCGGATACTTTACCGTAAAGACATATTGCCTTACATGTCACGGAGTCAAGTTGAGATTATTCTTAATAATTCAAGAAAAACTGTTTTTTAG
- a CDS encoding archease produces MDKQNTLNKFEFFDVTADVGFHAHGNDLADAFQNAALATFEVMTDTSQIKPAVKREISVESEDEKALLYDWLSELLFLHDYEGLVFSQFKVTINQKGPEIFNLHAEVCGEEFNQKTHEVRDEVKAVTFHLMEINKEKNGCTLQVILDT; encoded by the coding sequence GTGGATAAACAAAACACCCTAAATAAATTCGAATTTTTTGATGTAACTGCTGATGTGGGTTTTCATGCTCATGGTAATGATCTGGCTGATGCTTTCCAGAACGCCGCCCTTGCTACCTTTGAAGTCATGACTGACACTTCCCAGATAAAACCGGCAGTTAAAAGAGAAATTAGTGTGGAATCCGAGGATGAAAAAGCGCTACTCTATGACTGGCTCAGTGAATTGCTGTTCCTCCATGATTATGAAGGCCTGGTTTTTTCCCAGTTCAAAGTTACCATAAATCAAAAAGGTCCAGAAATCTTCAACTTACATGCTGAGGTGTGTGGGGAAGAGTTCAACCAAAAAACTCATGAAGTAAGGGATGAGGTTAAAGCAGTCACCTTCCATTTAATGGAAATTAATAAGGAAAAAAATGGATGCACTTTGCAGGTGATTTTAGATACTTAA
- a CDS encoding CDC48 family AAA ATPase, whose protein sequence is MPDSGEIELRVAEALQQDVGKGMVRIDHELMTKLGASPGDIVEIIGKRTTGAIAGNSYPADVGLEIVRMDGLTRSNAGTSIGEMITLRKAQPRMASKVVIAPAAKGMRIMASGDIIKRNLMGRAVTRGDVLALVSPRRTKETLREFPGSEDIFREFFEATTPFSLGEIKFTVVSTNPAGLVRINDTTQVEVRPEAVEVMEKKVPDVTYDDVGGLKKEISKVREMIELPLRHPEIFDRLGIDPPKGVLLHGAPGTGKTLLAKSVASESGSNFVAINGPEVMSKFVGEAEKKIREIFEEAAENAPTVIFIDEIDAIAPKREEVTGEVERRVVAQILALMDGLKERGKVIVIGATNRPDALDQALRRPGRFDREIELRVPDREGRMEILEIHTRAMPLADDVNIDELAETTHGFVGADLAALCREAAMNALRRVLPDIDLQEQRIAPEILEKLFVTSDDFLDSMKSISPSALREVFIEVPNVHWGDIGGLNELKESLKEVVEWPLSNISSFQRIGIQPSKGILLFGPPGTGKTLLTKAVATESKANFISVKGSEILSKWFGESERKIAEIFKKAKQASPCIIFFDEIDAIAPIRGSAAGEPRVTERMVNTILSEMDGLEELRGVVVIGATNRPDLMDPALLRPGRFDEVVLVPPPDENARREILRVHGGHMALDDDVKLKELAKKTEGYTGADIEVLCRKAGMIALHEDMNIQKVSYRHFKAAIKKINPSTTPKTREYYEQIARELGRGLEPKKVREEFPREVA, encoded by the coding sequence TTGCCGGATAGTGGAGAAATAGAGCTGAGAGTTGCCGAAGCATTGCAACAGGATGTGGGCAAAGGAATGGTACGAATAGACCATGAATTAATGACTAAACTCGGAGCATCTCCTGGTGACATTGTGGAAATAATCGGTAAAAGAACTACCGGTGCCATTGCCGGAAACTCCTACCCTGCAGATGTGGGACTGGAAATCGTACGTATGGATGGACTCACCCGTTCCAATGCAGGAACATCCATTGGAGAAATGATCACCCTACGCAAAGCACAGCCCAGAATGGCCAGTAAAGTCGTAATTGCTCCGGCAGCCAAGGGAATGCGTATAATGGCCTCAGGAGACATCATCAAAAGAAACCTCATGGGGAGAGCTGTCACCCGGGGAGACGTACTGGCCCTGGTATCCCCTCGAAGAACCAAAGAAACATTAAGGGAATTCCCCGGTTCTGAAGATATATTCCGCGAATTCTTCGAAGCCACCACACCCTTTTCTCTGGGGGAAATCAAATTCACCGTGGTATCTACCAACCCTGCCGGACTGGTGCGTATCAATGACACCACTCAAGTGGAAGTTCGGCCCGAGGCAGTGGAGGTTATGGAAAAAAAAGTCCCAGATGTAACCTACGATGATGTGGGCGGACTTAAAAAGGAAATATCAAAAGTCAGGGAAATGATAGAACTCCCCCTCCGCCACCCGGAAATATTCGACCGCCTGGGAATCGATCCACCAAAAGGGGTGCTCTTACACGGCGCACCGGGTACTGGGAAGACACTGTTGGCAAAATCAGTTGCCAGTGAGAGTGGATCCAATTTTGTGGCCATCAACGGACCAGAAGTCATGAGCAAGTTCGTGGGAGAGGCTGAAAAGAAAATACGCGAAATATTCGAAGAAGCAGCAGAAAATGCCCCCACAGTGATATTCATAGATGAAATCGATGCCATAGCCCCTAAACGGGAAGAAGTAACTGGTGAAGTTGAACGGAGGGTAGTAGCTCAGATACTGGCCCTGATGGACGGGCTGAAAGAAAGGGGAAAGGTAATTGTTATCGGAGCCACCAACCGGCCTGATGCCCTGGACCAGGCCCTACGCAGACCCGGACGTTTCGACCGGGAAATAGAGTTACGTGTCCCTGATCGGGAAGGGCGAATGGAGATTCTGGAGATACACACCCGTGCCATGCCTTTGGCTGATGATGTGAACATCGATGAACTGGCAGAAACCACTCATGGATTTGTAGGTGCAGATCTGGCTGCACTCTGCAGAGAAGCAGCTATGAACGCCTTAAGAAGAGTTTTACCTGACATAGATCTGCAAGAACAGCGTATAGCTCCAGAAATCTTGGAGAAACTCTTCGTCACCAGCGATGATTTTTTGGATTCCATGAAATCCATCAGTCCCTCTGCACTCCGCGAAGTATTCATCGAGGTGCCCAACGTCCACTGGGGCGATATCGGTGGCTTGAACGAACTCAAAGAAAGCTTGAAAGAAGTGGTAGAATGGCCCCTAAGTAATATCTCTTCTTTCCAGCGTATTGGAATACAGCCTTCCAAAGGAATTCTTCTTTTCGGCCCCCCTGGAACTGGGAAGACACTGCTTACCAAGGCAGTGGCCACAGAATCCAAGGCCAATTTCATCTCAGTCAAGGGATCAGAAATACTCAGCAAATGGTTCGGTGAATCAGAACGGAAAATCGCTGAGATATTCAAAAAAGCCAAACAAGCATCCCCTTGCATAATTTTCTTTGATGAAATAGATGCCATAGCACCTATAAGGGGATCTGCTGCTGGAGAACCAAGGGTCACCGAACGCATGGTCAACACCATCCTCTCCGAGATGGACGGTCTGGAAGAACTGCGAGGAGTGGTGGTTATAGGGGCAACGAATCGACCAGACCTCATGGACCCTGCACTCCTACGTCCTGGAAGATTCGATGAAGTGGTACTGGTACCTCCTCCTGATGAAAATGCACGAAGGGAAATTTTAAGGGTTCACGGGGGACACATGGCACTGGATGATGATGTAAAACTGAAAGAACTTGCCAAAAAAACTGAAGGATACACAGGGGCAGATATAGAGGTTTTATGCCGTAAAGCAGGTATGATAGCGCTCCATGAAGATATGAATATTCAAAAAGTATCTTATCGGCACTTTAAAGCTGCTATAAAGAAAATAAACCCCTCAACCACTCCTAAAACCCGGGAATATTATGAGCAAATAGCCAGGGAATTGGGTAGGGGATTGGAACCTAAAAAAGTCCGAGAAGAATTCCCCAGAGAGGTGGCCTAA